A window from Pseudomonadota bacterium encodes these proteins:
- a CDS encoding cation transporter, with the protein MPTIKISGMSCGHCVASVTKAMNAIDGVADVRVNLEKGEATYNEEKPVAVETIKEAIKKTGFKVN; encoded by the coding sequence ATGCCGACAATCAAAATTTCAGGAATGAGCTGCGGTCACTGCGTTGCCTCGGTTACAAAGGCGATGAATGCCATAGACGGTGTTGCGGACGTCAGGGTGAATCTGGAAAAAGGTGAAGCAACCTATAATGAAGAAAAGCCAGTGGCCGTTGAGACGATAAAGGAAGCGATCAAGAAGACAGGTTTCAAGGTAAACTGA
- a CDS encoding lipid-binding SYLF domain-containing protein, which produces MKRFTLIVLSMIIIAVSPAHVSASDNNGAAKMNDVLDVIHEFLLIPEKSVPPRLLANAQAIAIIPSVIKAGFIIAGRKGSGVLLVKNEQGEWGNPSFITFSGGGLGLQIGYQATDIMLVFKTRKSVDKVLKGKFSFGVNAGAAAGPVGRQAEAATDSELRSEIISFSRSRGLFAGVSFEGSAIDIDTETTKEFYGQASAEINEPGARTPESVDKLKQIINKQIKK; this is translated from the coding sequence ATGAAACGTTTTACACTTATTGTGTTGAGTATGATTATCATCGCGGTGTCGCCGGCGCATGTTTCGGCTTCGGATAACAACGGCGCCGCAAAAATGAATGATGTGCTGGATGTGATTCATGAATTTCTTTTGATCCCTGAAAAATCCGTCCCTCCAAGGTTGCTGGCCAATGCACAGGCAATAGCGATAATCCCATCGGTTATCAAGGCGGGGTTCATCATTGCCGGAAGAAAAGGCAGCGGCGTTCTTCTGGTGAAAAATGAACAGGGCGAATGGGGCAATCCCTCTTTTATAACTTTTTCCGGGGGCGGCTTAGGACTGCAGATCGGCTATCAGGCAACTGATATCATGCTGGTGTTCAAGACCCGCAAGAGTGTTGACAAGGTCCTGAAGGGCAAGTTTTCTTTTGGCGTTAATGCAGGGGCAGCCGCCGGGCCGGTGGGCAGGCAGGCTGAAGCAGCAACGGATTCCGAGCTCCGATCGGAAATTATTTCATTTTCCCGCAGCCGGGGGTTATTTGCCGGGGTCTCCTTTGAAGGGTCGGCAATTGATATTGATACGGAAACAACCAAAGAATTTTATGGTCAAGCCTCTGCTGAAATAAATGAGCCTGGTGCACGAACTCCTGAGAGTGTTGACAAACTCAAACAAATCATCAACAAACAGATCAAAAAATGA
- a CDS encoding DUF493 domain-containing protein: protein MEKKEAVTYPCAWQYKVIGMEIEELRQVIIQAVGDGEQVFHSNSSSNGKYHCLNLEITVQSQEVRDSIYCLLKKHAGVKMVL, encoded by the coding sequence ATGGAAAAAAAAGAAGCAGTGACTTACCCCTGTGCCTGGCAGTATAAAGTCATCGGTATGGAAATCGAGGAGCTCAGGCAGGTGATTATTCAGGCTGTGGGCGATGGGGAGCAGGTTTTCCATTCAAACAGCAGCAGTAACGGGAAGTACCATTGTCTGAATCTGGAAATCACCGTGCAGAGCCAGGAAGTCAGGGATTCTATTTATTGTCTGCTCAAAAAACATGCAGGGGTCAAGATGGTTTTATAG
- a CDS encoding thermonuclease family protein, protein MRSVIVLVLIVQLLAMTAHAGTSKTYGSIYNAEYVAAIDGNTIIMNLPGMHPLIGKQVEVRIRGIDVPNLNSHCEQERTLAKKARDIVASLLLKARVIHLENVGRDLRFRVTATVIADGKDVSDVLIKIGIATLTSQTRMNTDWCR, encoded by the coding sequence ATGCGGTCTGTAATTGTTCTTGTCTTAATAGTGCAACTTCTTGCAATGACTGCCCATGCAGGCACATCAAAGACCTACGGTTCCATATATAACGCAGAGTATGTTGCCGCCATTGACGGCAATACGATAATAATGAATCTGCCTGGAATGCATCCGCTCATTGGAAAACAGGTTGAGGTGCGGATACGCGGCATAGATGTTCCGAATCTTAACTCTCATTGCGAACAGGAAAGAACACTTGCCAAAAAGGCCCGCGATATTGTAGCTTCTTTGCTCCTTAAGGCGCGGGTCATTCACCTTGAAAACGTCGGCCGTGACTTGCGATTCAGGGTTACCGCGACTGTTATTGCTGACGGCAAGGATGTTAGTGATGTGCTGATAAAAATCGGCATTGCAACACTGACATCTCAAACCAGGATGAATACAGACTGGTGCCGTTAG
- a CDS encoding NAD-binding protein has product MFTSKKTQIALTICVGIVSIGAAGYVVIEDYSIREAIYMSIITIFTVGFGEVRPLSETGRLFTIFLILTGFSSLAFAGHAVVESLLENVWSDVSETKKMKKRISQLKNHYIICGFGRVGESAADYFKSKGMEFVILEADPKHCQQIKEKGYDFLEGDATQEELLLEAGIKKASGLVALLKKDPDNLFITLTARELNPTLYLIARSEHASAEKKILQAGADSVISPFASAGRRIAADVLAATTGSKVGLVEDSVIHMASASRWITVDGDSDLVGKSIQSISEETGRKILGLRRKGIDTIMPDPEMVVLVSDKLLVHGGGQAKEPAELRSSEPPTIVFVDDNPVIRSLYTRLFKRAGFLPIAADNGQQGFEIIMKEKPMAAVVDFRLPGLTGIEICKKVRAVEELNDMKFILFTADEEPATREEALKAGVDAVVLKSPEASEVIDAVIQQLRKKN; this is encoded by the coding sequence ATGTTTACCAGTAAAAAAACCCAGATTGCTTTAACCATTTGTGTTGGGATCGTCAGTATAGGGGCGGCCGGATATGTGGTAATTGAGGATTATTCCATTCGGGAAGCAATCTATATGTCGATTATTACCATTTTCACCGTCGGGTTCGGTGAAGTAAGGCCGCTCAGCGAAACAGGACGGTTGTTTACAATTTTTTTAATTCTTACCGGTTTCAGCAGTCTGGCCTTTGCCGGGCATGCTGTTGTTGAGTCTTTGCTTGAAAATGTCTGGAGCGATGTATCGGAGACCAAAAAAATGAAGAAAAGGATTTCGCAATTAAAGAATCATTACATTATTTGTGGTTTTGGACGGGTCGGGGAAAGCGCTGCAGATTATTTCAAGTCAAAAGGCATGGAATTTGTCATTCTCGAGGCTGATCCGAAACATTGCCAGCAGATTAAAGAAAAGGGCTATGATTTTCTGGAAGGGGACGCAACCCAGGAAGAATTACTCCTGGAAGCAGGGATTAAAAAGGCCAGCGGCCTGGTGGCGCTGCTAAAAAAAGATCCGGATAATCTTTTCATAACCCTTACCGCCCGAGAGCTTAATCCGACCCTTTATCTTATCGCCAGATCCGAACATGCTTCTGCCGAGAAGAAAATATTACAGGCTGGCGCTGACAGCGTCATTTCTCCCTTTGCCTCCGCCGGAAGAAGGATAGCTGCGGATGTCCTTGCCGCCACAACCGGCAGTAAAGTAGGACTCGTGGAAGATTCTGTTATTCATATGGCTTCAGCCTCTCGATGGATTACTGTTGATGGGGATTCCGATCTTGTGGGGAAAAGCATTCAGTCAATTTCCGAGGAAACCGGCAGGAAGATTCTGGGACTTCGTCGTAAAGGGATTGACACTATCATGCCCGACCCTGAAATGGTTGTCCTGGTTTCCGACAAGCTCCTGGTGCATGGAGGCGGACAAGCAAAAGAACCTGCCGAGCTGCGTTCTTCCGAGCCTCCAACAATTGTTTTCGTGGATGATAATCCTGTAATCCGGAGTCTTTACACACGTTTGTTTAAACGGGCGGGTTTCCTGCCGATTGCCGCTGATAACGGCCAACAGGGATTCGAGATTATCATGAAGGAAAAACCCATGGCTGCCGTGGTTGATTTCCGGTTGCCGGGACTCACTGGAATTGAAATCTGCAAAAAAGTTCGTGCAGTCGAGGAGTTGAACGATATGAAATTTATTCTTTTTACCGCTGATGAAGAACCTGCCACCAGGGAAGAAGCTTTAAAGGCCGGGGTTGATGCCGTAGTGTTGAAAAGCCCGGAGGCCTCCGAGGTTATAGATGCGGTGATTCAGCAGCTCAGGAAAAAGAACTGA